One Sphingomonas endolithica genomic window, GAAGCGGCGATCACCCCGCGCACCAAGTGGGTTATCCTCAACTCGCCCTCCAACCCCACTGGCGCCGCCTATTCGCGCGCCGAGCTGATGGCGCTGGGCGAGGTGCTGGAGCGGCATCCGCACGTGTGGATCTTCGCCGACGACATGTACGAGCACATCGTGTTCGACGATTTCGAGTTCACCTCGATCGCTGAGGTCTGCCCGTCGCTCTACGATCGCACGCTGACCGCGAACGGTTGTTCGAAGGCCTATGCGATGACCGGGTGGCGGATCGGCTTTGCCGGCGGCGCACCCTGGCTGATCAAGGCGATGTCCAAGCTGCAGTCGCAATCGACCAGCAATCCGTGCTCGATCGCACAGGCGGCATCGGTGGCGGCGCTGACCGGCGACCAGGCGTTCCTGAAGGACAATGCGGCTCTGTTCCAGTCGCGGCGCGACCTCGTCGTGTCGATGCTGAACGAAGCGACCGGCATCACCTGCCCGCGGCCCGAAGGCGCGTTCTACGTCTATCCCGAATTCTCCGGCCTGATCGGCAAGACCACGCCGAACGGCCGGCGGATCGACACCGACGAGGATTTCGTCGGCTATCTGCTGGACGACGCCAAGGTGGCGGCAGTGCAGGGGGCGGCCTTCGGGCTCTCGCCGGCGATGCGGATCTCCTACGCCACGTCGGACGACCTGCTGCGCGAGGCATGCACGCGAATCCAGACGGCGGCGGCAGCGCTTCGGTAAGCAGCATGTGGTGAACGTCGCCGCCTGAATACTGGCGCGCGCATGAACAGCACGGCCAGACCCCGTTAACCGAGCGTTTCCTAAAACGTCCTTGTCGGTGGGAGGTCGAATACCGATCTCCGCCATCGACAGACAT contains:
- a CDS encoding pyridoxal phosphate-dependent aminotransferase; this encodes MHPSAALARIKPSPTLAITSRVAELKAQGVDVIGLGAGEPDFDTPDFIKEAGIKAIRDGKTKYTNVDGTPELKEAVIQKFKRDNGLTYTRDQITINAGGKHTLFNAMVATLDAGDEVVIPAPYWVSYPDVVLFANGTPVFVAAGAEQNYKLRPEQLEAAITPRTKWVILNSPSNPTGAAYSRAELMALGEVLERHPHVWIFADDMYEHIVFDDFEFTSIAEVCPSLYDRTLTANGCSKAYAMTGWRIGFAGGAPWLIKAMSKLQSQSTSNPCSIAQAASVAALTGDQAFLKDNAALFQSRRDLVVSMLNEATGITCPRPEGAFYVYPEFSGLIGKTTPNGRRIDTDEDFVGYLLDDAKVAAVQGAAFGLSPAMRISYATSDDLLREACTRIQTAAAALR